CAATCACCTGATCGGCAAGTTGGTCGGGAGGCGCAGAGCCCCCTGCCAAATGGACCTCTGGTAATTCTGGTGCTTCGTAGGGATCATCAATACCGGTGAATCCTTTCAGTTCCCCGGCGCGGGCTTTCTTGTATAGCCCTTTGGGATCACGCTGTTCGCAGACTTCTAGCGGCGTATCAACGAAGACCTCGATGAAGTCTCCTGCCCCTCCGCTGGCCTCGACGACATTTCGTACGGCCGCGCGATCGGCACGATACGGGCTGACAAAGGCAGTTAGCACGAGCACACCTGCCTGGCAAAAAAGCTCAGCAACGGCACCGATCCGTCGGATATTCTCCGTGCGATCTTCTGCTCCGAAACCAAGACCGAATCGTTTCGCGAACTCAGCATCGTAGGCATCTTCTAAGATCTTGGTACTCGCATTAAGACCATGCCGGACGTTGTCGCCATCGAGCAGAAAGGTATGAATCCCCAGGTCGTGAAGCTTCTTATCGACCGCATTGGCGACGGTGCTTTTTCCGCTACCACTTAGGCCAGTGAACCACACTACGCCGCCACCATGTCCATTAAGCGATTCGCGATCCTGACGGGTAACGTGGTGATCGTGCCAAGTAATCTCGACTTTTTCCATGCGTGCAATTCTTCGTTCGTTAGATCAAGGTAAGCGGTCGTTGCTCACTCAATTCTAGCAAGTTCACACAGATTCGCAGACGGACCTGCCCCGCGAATGAAATCAGTCTTTAATTGCTAGTTTTCAATTGACCGGTAACCCAAAAACTGAGCCATTCAAAATGAGAAAATCGAGGTGAAATCGGGCCAACCTTTTTCGAGGAGAAGATGACCATGAAGAAGTCTCGATTTCCGCATGAGCAAATTGCCTTTGCCGTCAAGCAGGTCAAGTCCCACTGTAGCACTTGGCTCTTTCAGAAAGCGGTAATTTGACTTTCAATTGACGACTTCCAACCGTTGGAGAGCACTTTCA
The genomic region above belongs to Blastopirellula marina and contains:
- the cysC gene encoding adenylyl-sulfate kinase, with protein sequence MEKVEITWHDHHVTRQDRESLNGHGGGVVWFTGLSGSGKSTVANAVDKKLHDLGIHTFLLDGDNVRHGLNASTKILEDAYDAEFAKRFGLGFGAEDRTENIRRIGAVAELFCQAGVLVLTAFVSPYRADRAAVRNVVEASGGAGDFIEVFVDTPLEVCEQRDPKGLYKKARAGELKGFTGIDDPYEAPELPEVHLAGGSAPPDQLADQVIARLRELGKLPQD